A window of Metabacillus sp. B2-18 contains these coding sequences:
- the prfA gene encoding peptide chain release factor 1, with translation MLDRLQSVEDRYEKLNQLLMDPDIINDSKKLREYSKEQSDLQETVEAYREYKEVREQISDTKSMLEEKLDAEMREMAKEELSELEEREEELTARLKLLLVPKDPNDDKNVIMEIRGAAGGDEAALFASDLYRMYSRFAEMQGWKTEVMEANATGTGGYKEIIFMINGKGAYSKLKFENGAHRVQRVPETESGGRIHTSTATVAVLPEAEEVEVEIHEKDIRVDTFASSGPGGQSVNTTMSAVRLTHLPTGTVVSCQDEKSQIKNKEKAMKVLRARVYDKFQQEAQAEYDQNRKLAVGTGDRSERIRTYNFPQNRVTDHRIGLTIQKLDQILEGKLDEVVEALIVEDQSSRLEAAED, from the coding sequence GTGTTAGATCGTTTACAATCGGTAGAAGACCGTTATGAAAAGTTAAATCAGCTTTTAATGGATCCAGATATTATTAATGATTCAAAAAAGCTACGTGAATATTCAAAAGAACAATCAGATCTACAAGAAACTGTGGAGGCTTACCGCGAATACAAAGAAGTCCGTGAGCAAATTTCTGATACAAAATCAATGCTTGAAGAGAAGCTTGATGCAGAAATGCGTGAAATGGCGAAGGAAGAGCTTTCCGAGTTAGAAGAACGTGAAGAAGAATTAACAGCTCGTCTTAAGCTTTTACTTGTTCCAAAAGATCCTAATGATGATAAAAACGTTATTATGGAGATCCGTGGAGCAGCGGGTGGTGATGAGGCTGCATTGTTTGCGTCTGATTTATACCGTATGTACAGCCGTTTTGCTGAGATGCAAGGCTGGAAAACAGAAGTAATGGAAGCAAACGCAACAGGTACCGGTGGTTATAAAGAAATTATCTTTATGATCAATGGTAAAGGTGCTTATTCAAAGTTGAAATTTGAAAACGGTGCCCACCGTGTACAACGTGTTCCTGAAACAGAATCAGGTGGTCGTATTCATACTTCAACTGCGACAGTTGCTGTTTTACCAGAAGCTGAAGAAGTAGAAGTGGAGATCCATGAAAAAGATATTCGTGTTGATACATTTGCATCAAGTGGTCCAGGAGGACAAAGTGTTAATACAACAATGTCAGCTGTTCGTTTAACACACTTACCAACTGGTACAGTTGTATCGTGTCAGGATGAAAAATCACAAATCAAAAACAAAGAAAAAGCGATGAAGGTACTTCGTGCTCGTGTTTATGATAAATTCCAACAAGAAGCACAAGCTGAGTACGATCAAAACCGTAAGCTTGCGGTTGGTACTGGTGACCGTTCAGAGCGTATTCGAACATATAACTTCCCGCAAAACCGTGTAACAGACCACCGAATCGGTTTAACGATTCAAAAGCTTGATCAAATCTTAGAAGGTAAGCTTGATGAAGTCGTGGAAGCACTTATCGTTGAAGATCAATCAAGCCGCCTTGAAGCTGCGGAAGATTAA
- the gloA2 gene encoding SMU1112c/YaeR family gloxylase I-like metalloprotein: protein MKINKIHHVAIICSDYDKSKKFYTEVLGFPVISEVYREERKSYKLDLIVHDTYQIELFSFPDTPGRPNQPEAAGLRHLAFEVDNIDEAVNELIGKDVEVEEIRIDPFTGKKYTFFKDPDGLPLELYEG, encoded by the coding sequence ATGAAAATCAATAAAATCCACCATGTTGCGATTATTTGTTCTGATTATGATAAATCAAAGAAGTTTTACACAGAGGTCCTTGGATTTCCTGTTATATCGGAAGTTTATCGCGAAGAACGGAAGTCGTATAAATTAGATTTGATTGTTCATGACACCTATCAAATTGAGCTATTTTCTTTCCCAGATACCCCTGGCAGACCAAATCAGCCCGAAGCAGCAGGATTACGACACCTCGCTTTTGAAGTGGACAATATTGATGAGGCTGTTAATGAGCTCATAGGAAAAGATGTAGAAGTCGAAGAAATTCGAATCGATCCATTTACCGGCAAGAAATATACATTTTTTAAAGATCCTGATGGCCTGCCGTTGGAGTTGTATGAGGGGTGA
- the nikE gene encoding nickel import ATP-binding protein NikE, with the protein MSLLQVNNVTHSYGSQSFFKWKDRSKKILSDISFSIEEGTCLGMLGSSGAGKSTLGKVILGLEQPQKGEILFQGHDLYNVDKRTLHKIRRDLQVVFQDSYSSVNPRLTAERIIAEPLENYEKLTVNEQKRTIIELLERVGLSEKDLKKYPNQFSGGQLQRINIARAISLKPSLIVLDESVSSLDMVNQTLVLELLKELKKDFGLSYFFITHDIKAAYEISDKIGLLEKGELVELYHDKTQFFTSNHPVAKEMRNSILAEHPRNRTVRDSGSFGDKGTGPAYKIL; encoded by the coding sequence ATGAGTTTATTACAAGTAAATAACGTAACTCATAGCTACGGATCTCAATCCTTTTTTAAGTGGAAAGACCGTTCGAAAAAGATTCTTTCCGATATTTCCTTTTCTATTGAAGAAGGAACCTGTTTAGGAATGCTTGGTTCAAGCGGGGCTGGTAAAAGTACTTTAGGTAAAGTGATACTTGGATTAGAACAACCACAAAAAGGTGAAATTCTTTTTCAAGGCCATGATCTTTATAACGTTGATAAGCGTACTCTTCATAAAATTCGCCGTGATCTTCAAGTAGTATTCCAGGATTCCTACTCTTCCGTTAATCCTCGACTGACGGCAGAACGCATTATTGCCGAGCCTTTAGAAAACTATGAAAAGCTAACGGTGAATGAACAAAAGCGAACGATTATTGAGTTGCTGGAAAGAGTAGGTCTAAGCGAAAAGGACCTAAAAAAATACCCGAACCAATTTAGCGGTGGCCAATTACAAAGAATCAACATCGCAAGAGCCATCTCCCTAAAGCCTAGCTTGATCGTATTAGACGAATCTGTCAGCAGTCTTGATATGGTGAATCAAACACTTGTTTTAGAATTACTAAAAGAGCTAAAGAAAGACTTTGGCTTATCTTACTTCTTTATTACACACGACATAAAAGCCGCTTATGAAATTAGCGATAAAATTGGCTTGCTAGAAAAAGGAGAATTAGTAGAACTCTACCACGACAAAACTCAATTCTTCACCTCAAACCACCCCGTCGCAAAAGAAATGAGAAACTCTATCCTTGCCGAGCACCCACGAAACCGCACAGTAAGGGACAGCGGCTCGTTTGGTGACAAAGGGACAGGTCCCGCGTATAAGATCCTATGA
- the nikC gene encoding nickel ABC transporter permease subunit NikC, producing MIRRIRQIFISQKIIPICSIILGILFFIAIFAPWIAPNDPIAVNIVNKLQPPSWEYPLGTDQLGRCNLSRILYGARISLGFAILIFISSILIGLIVGTFSGYKGGWIDHVLMRFCDGVMAFPNLILVLGLVGIFGPGLTQVIIAIMLVQWVYYARMFRGMVLSLKEQNFIAAAKVSGSSQWKIIKNHIVPNVLPPLVVMGTLEMGWAIMDISAMSFLGLGVQAPTPEWGAMIHEGKSYIRTNPELMLYPGLFIMVVIITFNLLGEALSERYGVKRRF from the coding sequence ATGATAAGAAGAATACGCCAAATTTTCATCAGTCAAAAAATAATTCCGATCTGCTCGATTATTTTAGGTATTCTTTTCTTCATTGCTATATTTGCTCCTTGGATTGCACCTAATGATCCAATCGCAGTTAACATAGTGAATAAATTACAGCCTCCATCATGGGAATATCCTTTAGGGACGGATCAGCTAGGAAGATGTAATTTATCAAGAATATTATATGGTGCCCGTATATCACTAGGATTTGCCATTTTAATTTTTATCTCATCTATTCTAATTGGTTTGATCGTCGGGACCTTTTCAGGATATAAAGGCGGCTGGATTGATCACGTTTTAATGAGGTTTTGTGATGGAGTGATGGCTTTTCCAAACTTGATCCTTGTTCTTGGCCTTGTAGGTATTTTTGGACCTGGGCTAACACAAGTCATTATCGCCATTATGCTTGTGCAATGGGTTTATTATGCACGGATGTTCCGGGGGATGGTCCTAAGCTTAAAGGAGCAGAACTTTATTGCTGCTGCAAAGGTGAGTGGATCTTCTCAATGGAAAATTATTAAAAATCATATTGTTCCAAACGTCCTTCCACCGCTTGTTGTGATGGGAACATTAGAAATGGGCTGGGCGATAATGGATATATCGGCCATGTCGTTTCTCGGATTGGGCGTTCAGGCTCCTACACCAGAGTGGGGTGCAATGATTCATGAAGGAAAGTCGTACATACGAACGAATCCTGAATTAATGCTCTATCCGGGCTTGTTCATTATGGTAGTCATCATTACATTCAATTTATTAGGCGAAGCATTGTCAGAGCGTTACGGTGTAAAACGTAGATTTTAA
- the nikB gene encoding nickel ABC transporter permease subunit NikB, with protein MGTFILKRMFSIVPVFLLAALVTTGMIHLSPVDPAEAYLTAAHIQPTDELLEQKRQEFGLDQPFFIQYVNSIIKICQLDFGISYVSNKPVWDEVITRIPATIQLALGSILIAILVSVPLGFLAGIKKNSMIDHFSRFLSFIGASIPSFWLGYLFIFFFSVKLDLFPVEGTGTWQHLVLPSVTLALPLIAIYTRLLRASVLENMNEPYVLYARTRGIKEKTIMAKHVLRIAISPMITGLGMNLGKLLTGTIIVEAVFSWPGFGRYFIEAIFNRDIPVIQCYVLIGASLFIISNLLVDVIQMVIDPRISRKVGYKQ; from the coding sequence ATGGGCACTTTTATTTTAAAGCGAATGTTCTCGATCGTTCCGGTTTTTCTTTTGGCAGCACTTGTGACAACCGGAATGATTCATCTTTCACCGGTAGATCCGGCTGAAGCTTATTTAACTGCGGCCCATATTCAACCAACTGATGAACTCTTGGAACAAAAAAGACAAGAGTTTGGCTTAGATCAGCCATTTTTCATTCAATATGTAAATTCTATTATAAAGATATGCCAGCTTGATTTTGGCATATCTTATGTTTCGAATAAGCCTGTTTGGGATGAGGTCATCACTCGAATTCCAGCTACTATTCAGTTAGCACTGGGCAGTATTTTAATAGCGATCCTTGTTAGTGTTCCTCTTGGCTTTCTTGCTGGAATAAAGAAAAATAGTATGATAGATCACTTTAGTCGATTTCTTTCCTTTATAGGGGCTTCCATCCCCTCTTTTTGGCTTGGATATCTTTTTATTTTTTTCTTTTCTGTAAAGCTCGATCTATTTCCAGTTGAAGGAACCGGAACATGGCAGCATCTTGTTCTACCTTCAGTAACCCTGGCTCTTCCGTTAATTGCGATTTACACAAGATTGTTACGTGCTAGTGTGCTTGAAAATATGAATGAGCCTTATGTGCTTTATGCGAGAACAAGGGGAATTAAAGAAAAAACAATTATGGCGAAGCATGTGTTAAGGATTGCGATTTCGCCGATGATTACCGGGTTAGGAATGAATCTTGGAAAACTTTTAACAGGTACCATTATCGTTGAAGCTGTTTTTTCTTGGCCTGGCTTTGGTCGTTATTTTATTGAAGCGATTTTTAATCGTGATATACCAGTTATTCAGTGCTATGTGTTGATTGGAGCAAGTTTGTTTATTATTAGTAATTTACTAGTAGATGTGATTCAAATGGTGATAGATCCGCGCATTTCCAGGAAAGTAGGCTACAAGCAATGA